One Paramisgurnus dabryanus chromosome 8, PD_genome_1.1, whole genome shotgun sequence DNA window includes the following coding sequences:
- the LOC135771659 gene encoding uncharacterized protein, which translates to MRCKQCNSRHLMVLHDISLKGTENPTVEQTEATNSCLLNTMNEILLIHKPPANRKVLLKISKVILRNGKRRMIAYAIQDDGSERTIILHNAAQQLGLKGQPEDLPLRTVRQELQVLSGATVSFTVSPIGQPSKRYLIKGAFTAQKLSLAEHTHPAKTLREKYQHLKGLPLHDFNEVCPVLLIGSDYPHLITPVEPVRLGPPGGPAAVKTRLGWTLQGPVQHMRLEMTDQQCLFASVSSPQSDLQKQVEKLWQMDVLPWRSEKACIRSKRDQEAVELLETKTIRVNVDGVKRYATPLLRAKNMPEMKAPKEAVLSQLRSTERRLTKNPEQAAAYIAEISKLDHAGYVSKVAHNVESEDSGCAYSWYIPHHMVQHNEKNRIVFNCSFQHRGISLNEYLLPGPVLGPSLLAVLLRFREHSVAVSSDIKGMFHQIRLLPEDRPLLRFLWRDLKLQGQPSVYEWHVLPFGTTCSPCCAIFALQKHVLDNSQPGDDIRHSVLKSFYVDNCLQSFTSTEEAKQFVDRIKNVLADGGFELRQWSSNKLSTISHLPAEAISGSTELWISQERTNMQESTLGLLWNQETDSISYKYRAIGSTDTTMRHIYKILASQYDPLGYLIPYTTRAKIIVQRLWDKKRDWDDPHLPSDLLQAWTVWQEELPSLQYINLPRCYSSPLKDTEMSKREIHIFCDASERAYGSVAYLRTEDQHGEVEVAFITARSRVAPKKQQSVPRLELCAALTGAQLATVLQTELTLSIEHITLWTDSTTVLTWLQSDSCRFKVFVGTRVAEIQDLTEPHSWRYVPSLSNPADDITRGKSLWELGTSSRWSEGPNFLKDPSNMWPKSPNPVAIDDTEVRKKDSCTLACFTFSDFSQFKTFEELVESTALHGAANSSPTASDYKTAEMTVLQQAQQECFPSDFELLKNGKPLARNSRLRDLDPEFDTEIGLIRVGGRLRHSPYLDPDSKHPIVLDPKHPITNLIIQSYDTKLCHSGAERVFAEIRRKYWIIRGRAAIKHWQRVCFECQKWRKKPEVPKMADLPPARLRLFKPAFYSTGMDCFGPYVVKVGRRNEKKWGIIFKCLTTRAVYIDLLHSLEADSFLMSLRRFTARRGKPHELWSDQGTNFKGGEKELKEAFVALVPELQRQLASQQIQFNFNPPNSPHFGGCWEREIRSLKNALRVTLGAQSVNFEVLQTVLVEIEGILNSKPLGYASSDVSDADPITPNCLLMGRPDASLPLTIYPQSELVSRRRWRHSQILADQFWKCFLKFYLPGLQNRQKWQKDSVDIQLGTTVLIIDPQLPRALWPVGQVKEIIPGADTKVRIARVKVGDKTYTRPVARLIQLTAIPD; encoded by the coding sequence ATGCGTTGCAAACAGTGCAATAGCCGACACCTCATGGTTTTACATGACATCAGTCTCAAGGGTACAGAGAATCCCACTGTAGAGCAAACAGAGGCAACAAACTCCTGTCTGCTGAACACCATGAACGAAATTCTGCTCATTCATAAACCCCCAGCCAATCGGAAGGTATTACTGAAAATCAGCAAAGTGATCCTCAGAAATGGGAAACGTAGGATGATTGCATACGCTATCCAAGATGATGGATCTGAAAGAACCATAATCCTCCACAATGCTGCTCAACAGCTGGGCCTCAAAGGACAGCCTGAGGATCTCCCACTGCGAACAGTCAGGCAGGAGTTGCAAGTACTCAGTGGTGCAACAGTCTCATTCACAGTCTCTCCAATAGGTCAGCCCAGTAAAAGATATCTCATTAAGGGTGCCTTCACAGCTCAAAAGTTAAGTTTAGCCGAACACACACACCCTGCAAAGACTTTGAGAGAGAAATATCAGCATCTTAAAGGGCTTCCTCTGCATGACTTTAATGAAGTCTGTCCAGTCCTACTCATCGGGTCTGATTACCCCCATCTAATCACCCCAGTGGAACCGGTGAGGCTAGGCCCACCAGGGGGACCGGCTGCTGTAAAAACTCGTCTGGGCTGGACATTACAGGGTCCGGTTCAACACATGCGGTTAGAGATGACTGATCAACAATGCCTGTTTGCCTCAGTTTCCTCCCCACAATCAGATCTCCAAAAACAAGTGGAGAAATTATGGCAAATGGATGTCCTACCATGGCGCAGCGAAAAAGCATGCATTCGCTCCAAAAGGGATCAGGAGGCAGTGGAACTTCTAGAAACTAAAACAATCAGGGTCAATGTGGATGGTGTCAAGCGATATGCAACTCCCCTCTTGCGTGCTAAAAACATGCCCGAAATGAAAGCACCAAAAGAAGCTGTCTTATCACAGTTGCGATCTACTGAGAGAAGACTGACAAAAAATCCAGAGCAAGCAGCCGCTTATATAGCTGAAATTTCAAAACTAGATCATGCTGGCTATGTGAGCAAAGTGGCACATAATGTTGAGTCAGAAGATTCAGGATGTGCATACTCCTGGTACATCCCACACCATATGGTGCAGCACAATGAGAAAAACAGGATAGTTTTCAATTGCTCATTCCAGCATCGGGGTATATCCCTGAATGAGTATTTGCTTCCTGGACCAGTGTTGGGCCCATCTTTACTTGCCGTTCTACTCAGATTCAGAGAACATTCAGTTGCCGTCAGCAGCGACATAAAAGGAATGTTTCACCAGATAAGATTGCTTCCAGAAGACAGACCACTACTGCGGTTCCTCTGGCGAGATCTGAAGTTGCAGGGACAACCCAGTGTGTATGAATGGCACGTTCTGCCATTTGGCACCACATGCAGCCCCTGTTGTGCTATCTTTGCCCTGCAAAAACACGTGCTGGACAATAGCCAACCTGGTGATGACATCCGCCATTCTGTCCTGAAATCCTTCTATGTAGACAATTGTCTACAAAGTTTCACCTCAACAGAAGAAGCAAAACAGTTTGTTGACCGAATCAAGAATGTACTGGCAGATGGAGGCTTTGAGCTGAGACAGTGGTCCAGCAATAAACTCTCAACAATAAGTCACCTTCCAGCAGAGGCTATTTCTGGCAGTACAGAGCTCTGGATTTCTCAAGAACGAACAAACATGCAAGAATCCACTCTGGGGCTCCTCTGGAACCAGGAGACTGACTCTATCTCCTACAAATACCGGGCCATAGGAAGCACTGACACAACCATGAGACATATCTACAAGATTCTGGCTAGTCAGTATGACCCTTTGGGTTATCTCATTCCTTATACCACACGAGCCAAGATTATTGTGCAACGTCTTTGGGACAAAAAACGTGATTGGGATGACCCACACTTGCCCAGTGATTTACTGCAAGCTTGGACCGTATGGCAAGAAGAGCTACCATCATTACAGTATATAAACCTCCCTCGATGTTACTCCAGTCCCTTGAAAGACACAGAGATGAGTAAAAGAGAAATACACATCTTCTGCGATGCCTCTGAACGTGCATATGGATCAGTTGCATATCTCAGGACTGAGGACCAGCATGGGGAGGTAGAGGTAGCTTTCATAACAGCAAGATCACGTGTAGCTCCCAAAAAACAACAATCTGTTCCTCGCTTGGAACTGTGTGCTGCTCTTACTGGGGCTCAACTCGCTACAGTACTTCAAACAGAGTTAACCCTGAGCATAGAACACATCACCTTATGGACTGACTCCACCACTGTCCTCACATGGTTGCAGTCTGACTCATGTCGGTTTAAGGTATTCGTGGGTACTCGAGTGGCGGAAATCCAAGACCTCACTGAACCACACAGCTGGCGATATGTGCCTTCATTAAGTAATCCAGctgatgacatcacaaggggtaAGAGTCTTTGGGAGCTTGGTACAAGCAGCCGTTGGAGTGAGGGACCAAACTTCCTAAAAGATCCATCTAATATGTGGCCCAAATCTCCAAACCCTGTGGCCATAGATGATACTGAAGTACGTAAAAAGGATTCCTGTACTTTAGCCTGCTTTACATTCTCAGATTTTAGTCAGTTTAAAACCTTTGAGGAGCTAGTAGAGTCTACTGCCCTTCACGGGGCGGCGAACAGTAGCCCAACAGCCAGCGACTACAAAACAGCTGAGATGACTGTTCTGCAACAAGCCCAGCAGGAATGTTTCCCATCTGACTTTGAACTACTAAAGAATGGCAAACCCCTTGCTCGTAATAGCCGCCTACGAGATCTAGACCCAGAATTCGATACAGAGATAGGCTTAATCAGAGTGGGCGGACGTCTACGGCACAGTCCATATCTTGAtccagacagtaaacaccctaTCGTGCTTGACCCCAAACATCCAATCACTAATCTTATCATACAAAGCTATGACACAAAACTCTGTCACTCAGGTGCTGAGAGGGTATTTGCTGAAATTCGCCGGAAATACTGGATTATTCGTGGCAGAGCAGCCATAAAACATTGGCAGCGAGTATGCTTTGAGTGTCAAAAATGGAGAAAAAAACCAGAAGTACCAAAAATGGCAGACCTCCCCCCTGCCAGGCTACGCCTATTTAAACCTGCCTTTTATTCAACGGGCATGGACTGTTTTGGTCCTTATGTAGTGAAAGTAGGTCGTCGCAACGAGAAAAAATGGGGAATTATATTCAAGTGCCTTACCACCCGTGCAGTGTATATTGACCTTCTGCATAGTCTCGAGGCAGACTCCTTTCTTATGTCCCTCCGACGGTTCACAGCAAGACGAGGGAAACCCCATGAGCTGTGGTCAGATCAAGGCACCAACTTTAAGGGAGGTGAAAAGGAACTAAAGGAAGCATTCGTAGCTTTAGTCCCAGAACTGCAAAGACAATTAGCTAGTCAACAGATTCAATTTAATTTCAACCCTCCAAACTCACCGCACTTTGGAGGTTGCTGGGAGCGAGAAATCCGCTCACTGAAAAATGCCCTCAGAGTAACTCTAGGAGCTCAATCAGTAAACTTTGAGGTCCTCCAAACGGTGCTTGTGGAAATTGAAGGAATCTTGAACTCAAAACCACTGGGCTATGCTTCCTCGGATGTGTCAGACGCAGACCCAATTACTCCAAATTGTCTCCTGATGGGGCGGCCAGACGCTTCACTCCCTCTGACAATATACCCACAGTCTGAGTTGGTCAGCCGACGTCGATGGCGTCATAGTCAGATCCTTGCAGACCAATTTTGGAAATGTTTCCTTAAATTCTACCTCCCTGGTCTTCAGAATCGTCAGAAATGGCAGAAGGACTCAGTAGACATCCAACTTGGTACTACTGTACTGATTATTGACCCCCAACTACCCAGAGCTCTTTGGCCAGTAGGACAAGTCAAAGAAATCATCCCTGGAGCTGATACTAAAGTGAGGATAGCCAGAGTTAAGGTGGGGGACAAAACATACACCAGACCAGTTGCACGGCTTATACAATTAACTGCAATTCCTgactaa
- the LOC135771646 gene encoding uncharacterized protein: MKREDVDCCESSVYVTDDGSLDSVWMSRDQSRTPQPLLDSKLSEEKSRHTQDSDLSLTLLCYTESKPTDTQDTTVCDSKQSLQEDQTSTESLDSVCNTGEQQQILRTKLKMCSVKLIDCTNLKTEPTEIKTEPTEIKTEPTEIKTEPTEIKTEATEIKTEPTEIKTEPTEIKTEPTEIKTEPTEEEDRTEEDDDFIPSGLPV, from the exons ATGAAACgagag GATGTGGATTGTTGTGAATCTTCAGTGTATGTGACTGATGATGGGAGTCTGGATTCAGTGTGGATGAGCAGAGATCAGAGCCGCACACCACAGCCACTGCTGGACTCTAAACTCTCTGAAGAGAAATCCAGACACACACAGGACTCCGATCTCAGTCTGACTTTACTCTGTTATACTGAGTCAAAGCCCACAGACACTcaggacactacagtgtgtgacagtaaacagagcttacaggaggatcaaacctccacagagtctctggattctgtctgtaacactggagaacagcagcagatccttcggaccaaactgaagatgtgttcagttaaactcatcgactgcacgaacctcaaaactgaacccacagaaatcaaaactgaacccacagaaatcaaaactgagcccacagaaatcaaaactgagcccacagaaatcaaaactgaagccacagaaatcaaaactgaacccacagaaatcaaaactgagcccacagaaatcaaaactgagcccacagaaatcaaaactgaacccacagaagagGAAGATCGCACTGAGGAAGATGATGATTTTATTCCATCAG GATTACCGGTGTAg